A region of the Aquila chrysaetos chrysaetos chromosome 15, bAquChr1.4, whole genome shotgun sequence genome:
GCCCAGCTCCGTGAACCTGCGGGTGCCGTGGGGCTCAGTGGGGGCCAGCCGTGGCCCCCCGCCCTGTCCCCCTCCCATCCCGGCCCTACCAGGTCTCCAGCGGGCGCAGGCGGGTGTCAGTGGGGGCCCCCAGGCAGGCGCGCTGCTGCCGCTCCCGCCAagcccccagctcctgctgcaggaagTCCCGCAGGGTCTCGCTGCGACCCAGAAGCTGCTGCATCTGAGCCAGCACCTCCTGGGGGGAGACGCACACCTGAGCGGGGAGTGTGGGGTGGCTGCGGCccccccggcccagccccagccccctcTCACCCGCCGCTGCCGGTCCAGGATCTGCAGCTTGGCCTGGAGGGCTTGGACCTGCTGGGCGTACTGGGGGTCGCTGGTCCTGTCCTCGCCTGTGGgcagggggtgagggggggggagtTGGGAGGGCAtggggggggtgcagggcagCACCATCCCGCATCTGCCCCTGGGGTGGGGCAGGATTGAGCCTTACCTGGCAGGTAGTGCACCTTGAAGCAGAAGTCGAAGGCGTCCTGCAGGTCCTCCAAGTGCCGGAAGGCGCGTTCGGCCtcctgggggcagagggggggtGAGGGGCCGGGCAGCCCCCAGGGGCCTGGAggtgggggccgggggggccatTACCTGCAGGGCCACGTGGAACTCGGCCAGGCGCCGCCGGATCTGCTGCTCCCGGTCACTCTCCGGGGGTGTGCCGGGggccagggcagccccccccTGCGGACACACGGGGCGTTGGGCAGTGGCTGGCAGGACCCCgcgaggtgggggggggaccccgGCCTACCTGCTCCCCCGCCTGCCCCAGGCGCAGGATCCGCcgctcctcctgcagcaggttGGCCACCAGGTTGGCGAACTTCTCCGGACACTCCTCGAACTCGGCCTGCAGAGGGGCCGGGGTGTCAGCGGGACACAGAGACCCCCagaccccccgccccggccccgccacccACCTGGAGGTCACGGCGGGCCTTGCGCAGGTTGTGCTTCAGCATGAAGTCCTCATCGCCCAGCCCCGGGCTGCCCAGGCGCTCGCCCAGCAGCGCCAGCAAGGAGTGGAAGAGCATCCGGGCATGGGAGGAGAGCGGCTCGACCGCCTGGCGCCTGCGGCACCGCGGGCTCAGCACCGGCCCGGCATGCACCGGCCggcacagcccccagccccagccctcctgtTACCAGTTCTGGTCCTCGATCCAGGCGGCCAGGCACTGCCGCACCGCCATGGGCAGCGCCGCCCCGGCGTATAGCTGGTGGACCTGCTCCAGGTAGGCGTTGGCCAAACTCTGCACCTCCTGCCACTGCGCCAtgctggggggcagggggcatCAGGGCGGTCCCGCCAACCCCCCGGCCACAGCACGACCGGTGGATGCAAAACCAGTGCCCGCGCGACCCGCCAGGCACCCCTGCGCCCCACGTACCTACCTGCAGCAAGGTGGTCCCGTGAGTCCCTCTGCTCCGGCTTGGCTGTGGGTGCCTCCGCTCTGGCTCAGCCGCGGGTGGTCCCACGGGTCCCTCTGCTCTGGCTTGTCTGTGGGTGGTCCCACGGGTCCCTCTGCTCTGGCTCAGGCTGGGCCACAGGAGCACCGCGGCCTGGCAGCCCCGtcctggggtgggaggaagggatgAGCCGCAGCAGAGGTTTCCCACCCAGGGCCGAGTGCCCGGGGACCGAGCTCTCCCGAGCTGCAGGGGCCGGGGACACACGCACCCCCCTGCCTCCCCGAGGGCCCCCTGCACCCCCTGTGCAGCACCCCAGGCCCCCTCCCCAGAGGCACCCCTACAGCAGTCCCCGCTCGCACCCCTACGGACACTGCCCCGACAGGTCCCCCGCACCCCAAAGCGTCCCCCCTGCAGGGATCCCgggggggtgggtgcccccGGACACCCCCTGCCCGAGGGAGACACCCCCAAGGGACCCCCCCGAGGGCGATCCCTGTGTGCTCCCCAACCGACATCCCCTAcctgcggccccccccccgcccccggagCGGCGCCCTTGCAGCCCGGGCCCtcgggacccccccccggggccgcgcTCCCACCTCGGCGCCCTCAGCGGCTCCCGGCTGCCGGGGCAGGAAGGCGCGGAGGCCACGCCTCATCCCCGCTCTGCGCGGCGATTGGCGGAGCGCGGCGGCCAGACCACGCCTCCCCGATGGGGAGATAGGGGTTCCAGCGGCGTTGCCGGCTTCCCCGAAATGACGTCGGGGGGCGGGGACGAGGGGGTGGGCGGGACCGGGGGGCGGGGCCAGAGGGGAAACCGGCGGGAGGAAATGGCAGCGCCGGTCCGGGGCGGGTCGTGGGGATAGGGAGACGccgtggggacagggacaggccGCGGGGACAGCCCGTGGGGACAGGCTATGCAGCCGTTGGGATGAGGACAGACTGTGGAGACAGGGACGTGGCCAtagggacagagccaggctgtaGAGGCAGGCTGTGGGTACAGAGACAGCACCATGGGGACCAGGACAGGTTGTGAGGACAGGGCTGGGGTCAcagggccggggctggggccatagggacagggacaggcCATGGGGACAGGCTGTAGGGCAGAGACAGGGCTGGGCTATAGGgacagggctgcaggagccagagccaggcaggcaggacagggcaCACTGGGCGggagagggacagggacaggccAGCAGCCACCACGTGGCTCAGGCAAAGTCTACCCGCAGCGCCAAGGTCCCCAtgccccagggcagggcagccccaAATCGATCTgacaccagcccccccccagacagggacagggacccaGAGCCAGCCACCGCACAGGGCCTTTATTCAGACGATGAGGACGTGGCCGCTGTGGGCGGTGGGGGCTGGCGGGGGATCCCCGTCGGAGGTGAAGTAGTTGATGAGTGCCCGCACCCCAGCCTTGAGCCccggctgcagccccagctgcagccccagggccacagggccgccggccccggcggtGAGAGCAGCCAGGCCGGCGTAGCCCAGGTCCTCGGCGACCTCCAGAGCCCGCGTGGAGGCCAGGGCCTCGCAGCCCTGGAAGGCATAGTAGAGGCTGGTACCCAGGTTGTAGAAAATGCTGACACCCGGCACCCACTCCAGCACCCTGTGGGCCTCCTGCTCCCCCGGTGGATTGCAGGCGTCCTCGTCCTCCCGCCGACGCCGGGACTGGTGCTGGACAGCACGGTGGCACGCAGGCAGCCAAGCGCAGGCCCTGGCCCCCAGGAGCACCCGGACCCCCTTGGCTGAGGGTCCCGTGGCCGGCGGCCCGGGTGAGGTGGGGTGGGTGCTGGCTGTGGGGCCCTGGAGCCGGACAGGGGCTGCGGCAGACCCCCGCGGCCGCACcatgctgaggaggaggaaggacagggCCTCGGGGGCCGGGGCGCTCCGCAGCTGCGCCAGCCCCCGAAGCAGTGCCGCTGCCTTTGGGGGTCCCAGCTCCCGGGACAACCCCAGCACCTCCGCCTCAGCCTGGGTCTTGCAGGCGGCCCCACTCAGTGCCAGGGCCATGGCGGCGCGGGCCAGGgcccggggcagcggcgggagcTGGGCGAAGCCGGGCAGGACTTCAGGGCGCAGGTCCTGGCACGAGAACCCCTGCTCTGGCAGAGCCTGTGGCGGGATGTGCTCTGCCAGCTGCGCCAGCAGCGCCCGCGCCGCAGCCCGGTCATTGGCAccggggacgggggggacgGTGGAGAGGACGCTACCCCCCaggccgaggaggaggaggaggaggaggaagagcagagccCAGGGCATGGCGCCAGCTCCGGGACGGCCTgtggaggcaggagaagggatAGAGCCCCGTCAGCCCCCCATGGCCGCAGCCCCCCAGTGCCCCAAGCTCACCCGCTTGGCAACGCCGGCGTGTCCCCTGCCCTGTCCGGCCGCTGCGGctgccacccctgcagcccctttaTAGACGCCGTTATCAGGAGGTATTGCGACACACAGGGGCTGGCCCCGTCCCCAAGCAGAGGGACAGGGACGGGGCACTCCCTGGGGACAGAGCAGCTCCCACCCCCAGGGACCTGGCCCCCAGACCCACACACTAGGCAAGAGCAAGAGCTGCATTTATTAATTTGGTCTCTTTACAGATTTAAAaggtgttaggaaaaaaaaaacaaccaaaaaacaaaaaacacaaaaccaatacagctgaggaaaaagagGGAGTTTGGGGTAAAACAGGGCAATGGAGACACCAGGACAGACAccagggaaggggacaggggGGAGACCCACCGCCTGTTTTTGCAGCACCcttaaaaacagctttaaaacctgcagaaaacCCAGTAAACAACCCAGGCCCTGTGCACAGAGGGAGCCCCCTcaatcctcctcctcctcctcctcctcctctacgCAGCGGATGCGCTTCCGCCTCCCCAGGGGCTCCAGgtcctcatcctcatcctcctcggcacggggggctgcaggggccgGCTCTGCGCCTGCGggtggaaggagcagggaggggcTGAACCCCCCCAAGCCAGGGGGTACAGGGAGTGGGGGTacacccctgcccccccaccgTCTCCCCGGCACCAGGGATGTGGCAAAGGGGCCAGGGACAGGTCAACCGTGACCCAGCAGTGCCCCGTTGCGCTGCTGCTGGTGACACCCAGAGCACCACAGGGGAAGAGCCCCCCACCCCGGAGAGACCGAACCCACCTGAGCTCCCATCATCCTCATCCTCACTGTTGAGCTCCCGTCGTCTCTTGGTGCCCGGCTGcaccaggctggggacagggacaggctCCTCGCTGCAACAGCAGGGACAGAGGTTGGCACCGCTCAACCCTGCACTGTGAGAACCCAGGGGTGCGGatcccctccccaggcagggaaaggacccccccccagtgtcGGGGCCGGTGCACGGGAGCCCGTTCTCACCTCTCCGAGTCCGATCCGAGCCCTGCCGGCAGTTGCTCTGCTGACGGGCACAAGAAGAAGGGCTGAGGACCAGCCCCACGGCTGGGGgctcccagcctggctcccATACCCCCAAGCCCAGCCCCTCACCTGGAGTGGGGTCCTGGGGGCACCTGGGTGGCTCCAGCAGCCCCTTGGGAGACCCTGGGGGGTCGGGACCGTAGTGGGCAATGGAGGCGGCTGCACGACGGAGCTGCTGGGGGGTGAGGGCAGCCGGGATGCGCCAGAAGGATTcctgggcagaggggagaggcTGTAGGGCTGTGCCAGGAGCGAGGGGATGGGaacggggacagggacagggacctCACCTGCTCGTTGGCAGGGGGCCGGAGCCCCAGCCGCCGCAGCAGGGCCCGGAAGCGCCGGTCCTCCATGGCATCCTCGTTCTCCTCCGAGAGCGGCACTAGCGGCACCGGGTGGGACACGCCTGGGCCGAGACCACTGTCACAGCCCAGCACTGGCCCCCACCCTggcccccaccccagcaccctgcctgctcaCCGTCCTCCTCGCGGTCCCCAGCCGTCCTCCTCAGGCAGTTCTCCAGCCACTGCAGGGGCCCAGCCAGGCCTAGGGACAGGGGAGGGTGAGACAGGATACAGCCCCGGAGCCGAGCCCGACCGGGAGGCTCAGAGTCCCTCAACTCACCTTCCTGATGCAGACGATGTGCCaggccctgcccagccccttcCTCGGGTGCCCAGTGCCCCTCCATGGGGCCTTCctctgcttcatcctcctcctcctcctcttcctcactgtCCCTGTCCTCTGCCGAGCTGTCCTGGGCCGGCACCACCGGGGCACCTGCCGTACCCTGCAGGGACCAGTGGTGTTAGGGTGCCCGTGTTGGAGCAGCACCCGGTGGACactcctcccagccccccccgTACCGGCCCGGGGCCGTGGCCCTTCCTCCAGCGTTTCTTGTACAGCTCCTTGCGCTCCGACACCAGCCCCAGTCCCAGCAGCTTCTCCACCACGCGAGCCCGCGACCGTCGTGCTGTCAGGTGCTTCATGATGTTCCCCAGGACatctgcagggaggggggatCAGGGCAGGGGTCTGCGGGGGTCTGCAGGGGGCTAGAGgggggctgcctgccccagccctgctcacccTCCGAGCCCTGGAACTCCTCAAAGAGCCGTGTcagctcctcctcctgctcctgtgtCCATAACACGAGGTGGGTGCCCTTCCTGGAAGGGGGCACGGCTgtcagtccctgccccagggtGAGGCAGCCGCCCCAGCCCAGGGGTCCCCCGCAGGGGTCCCCAACCCACCTCTCCCGCGGGAAGTCCTTGGCACTGCTGGCTAGCCCCAGCCGCACCAGCTGCTTCACCACCTGCCTCCGTGTCCGGCCGGGTGCCGGGAGATGGGCCAGGATGGCAGCGATGATGTCCTCACCTGTgagagcaggaggctgcagacGGAGCCCCTGCTGCCCCCTCCGGGGGTCCCgttgcccccccaccccagggagcCCCGGTACCTTCCACCTCCTTGTACTTCCAGTACAGCTCCcgcagctcctgctcctcttgGGGGGTCCAGGGGGGGACCcggctcctgccagccctgggcagaggcagaggggaggtgaggggaggcgagcagagggcagcagccccctccctgtccccactcACCCCTCTTCCTCCCGCAGGGAGCCGTAGCCCTCGGTCATCTCGCGGACGGCCGCCGGGCTCTTCCAGAAGAGCAGCTCCACAAAGGCTTTCTTGTTGGTGGCCGCCAGCGCAAAGAACTTGCCCAGGACAAACTTGGCCAAtgccaccagctcctgcaggcggagggagggagagcggggctgggggacgCCGGGGACAGACCCCTCCCCAGGGGGCTTGGGGGGAGCTGGGCCCCGGCTGACCTGATGTGCGCCGGCAGCGGGGTCATTGAGGAGGCGGTGGAAGAGGGCAAAGAGAGAGAGCTGGAAGAGCAGGGCCTCCATGTGCAGGTCGCGGGCCAGGCGGTGCAGCAGGCGAGCGGCGCAGTGGTTGGTGCGGGGGCTGTTGCGGGCGTacccccgcagcagcagcacgaGCGCCCGGACCACGGGGGGACAGGCGAACCTGCCCCAGCAACTCCGGTGAGCAGGGCCGCCCCGGTGAGCAGGGCCACCCCTTCCCCTCCGTACCCTCTCACCGTTTCAGGTAGTCGAGGAAGTTGAACTCCTTCTCTGACACCTGCATggtctcttcctcctcttcctcttcctcctcttcctccagctcctcgGCCTCGGGGGGTGCATGCCCTGTGGTGGGACAGTGCTGAGGGCCCGAGCACTCCAGTCCAGTGCCCGACGTTCCCAGTGCCACTGGCTAGAGACTCACAGGGCAGGGGAGCGAAGAGGATCTCCCGCAGCAGCCGGGTCTCCTCAGGTGGTCCTGCATCAGGGGGTCCGAACACATCCCCTTCGGGCCAGACgtccctggggagagggggacagGCTGGCACCGTGACCCCGCACCCCTGCCCGGGTGCAGGATGGGAATTGCAGCGCCGGTACCTGGCAGAGCGGAGCAGCCGCAGGGCCTGGGGGACTTGGGCATCCCGCAGGCACCCCTGGATCCGCAGCAGAGCCTCTGTGCGCTGCTCCTCCACCGGCGTCTCCGAGGCAGCGTCGAAGGGCACCACGTCCTCCGGGAGGGGCACCTCGCCCTGGGGCAGGACACTGTGACCCTGCGCCCCACCAAGACACCGAGCGCTCCCCACGGGGCCAGATCCTTCCCCCTACCTGCAGGCAGGCCTGGATCTGCGGGTCCAATCCTGCccacagctcctccagctccacgGCGCTGGGCGGCTGCGGGGCGAGGGCTGCAGGCGTCCGCGGCTTCTTCCTTCTCCGCACGCGTTTGCTCTGGGGGGCAAGGACCGGGTCAGGAGGGGCTGCCTGACCCCCCCCAGGGGACCCTGCTGGTGGGGCAGCCACGTCCCACCTGCACCACGAGGCTGGCACGGCCCCGGCAGAAATGCTCCAGCATGCGGAGGAAGAGATGGGCTGTCTCCACCAGATCCCGCAAGAAGCTGCGTGGCTGCTTGGTCTCGTCAAACTTGCGGAAGAGGGCGAGGAAGAGCTCCCGGTACTCCATCAGATAAAAAATGTtgcctggggaggagaaggtCAGCCGGGGAGGGGCTGGGGTTGGACCCCTTCCAGGGACGGGTGGAGGGACAGATGGACTCACTCTTGATGACCTGGCTGCTGTCCCGCACAGCCTGCTCGGGGGACCGGTCCATCTCCTGCACCGTCCGCAGCAGCTCCTGGTACGCCTTCAGGGCCAGGTGCATCCTGGGGACGGGCAGCGTCAGGGCAGAGCCCCGCACCCGGGGAGGGGTCCCAGGCACCCGGTGGGGGTCCCAAGTACCCACCTGCGGGCCCAGGTCACCGCCTCCTTCTTGTCCATCAACGCCATCTCGTAATAGGTGGTGAGGTTCTGCTCGATGAAGTGGAAGGCACGGACGCCCACCGTCTCCGACACCAGCTCAGGGCGGAAGCCCCGGCGGCGGTTGAAGGCCATGAAGAAGGCGGTGGCCCACAGGTAGTAGGTCTCGTCATGCTGCTGAGCCTTCTCCCGCACCAGCTGGTCCTGGGGGCGGTGGGAAGGGGGCTCAGCCAGGGTCCCACAGCCCGGGAACGGGGTCacagcccccccggcccctcacCTTGACCAGCAGCATCAGGCGGTTGTAGCAGCCCTCCAGGAAGTCCTGGCAGAAGTGGCGCAGGAAGAGCCGGACGTTGCGGGCAGAGCGGCGGGGGGGCTCGGCCTCGGGGGCTGCCTGGCACCGCCGTGGCACTCGCCGCGTCTCCTTGCCCAAGTCGTGGCTGTAGCTCTTCAGCTGCGGGGGACAAGCACGGAGCAGCCGGACTTACACCCCCGTGTCATCGTCCCCGCGCCCCCCCCGTCACGTCCCTGTCCCCGCGCTCACGTTGTGCAGCCCCTTGTGGAAGACGACATCCCGATCCCCGATTGCCTTCAGGCCCTGCAGGACGTAGGAGCCACCGAAGCGGGAGTGCCTGGGGCAGAAGGACACGGGCTGAGCGGTGCCTGCCCCACCACAGGGGTCCCAGCCCCGCCAGAGGGTCCCCCCCTCCTCACCTGGATGGGCGCTGCAGCGCTCGGGCCCTCCTCTCCGCCAGCTCCCGCTGCCGCAGGGTCTCCAGCTCCTGCGTGTCCTCCCCGTGCTCGGCAGCCGCCTGCCCCTGGCCCAGCGCCGCCAGCTCCTCTGGGCTCTGTGGGCAGTGCCATCAGTGTTGcggggggggctctgggggggtCCCCTGCCCCACCGCCCCCCACCGCAGCTCACCTGGTCACGGAACATGAGGGAAATGATCTCCAGGACGTGCAGGGCCCATTGCTGCTCCCCCTGGGCGCTGGCCAGGAACTTGAGCAGGTCATCCATCCCGCTGATGTGCAGCGCCCACAGCACCCGGTCGTGCACGCTGGCATCGCCATCCACGCCCTGGGGGCGACGGCAGGCGGGGGGGCTCAGCAGGCACGGTGTCGGGGTCCCCAGGGAGCCACCACGGCCCCAGACCTGCCAGGTACCCAGGGAAGGGTCCTGTCCCGGTACCTGCTCCTCCGTGGGGTCCGGGGGGACGTGCAGCACATTGCGCACCAGCAGCAAGATCCTCTCGATCAGCAGCGTGTCCTCCTCCTGCCGCTGCTCCCAGTCCTGGGGCAATGGAGCCGTGAGGGctccccacagcacccacaggGACCCCGGCCCCCCTCAGCAGGGATGGAACCACAGTCCCCGGGAGCCGCGCAGGGACACAGGActcaccagctgcagcaggtcATAGAGCTTCTCGCTAAGCACCCCAAAAACTTTCTCACTGGCGAAAGCCTGCAGAAACCCCTGTGTGAGCGAGGGGGGTACAGGCAgagcccccccacccaggggcCCCTCCCCAGGCAGACTCACCTCTTTGTAGGCCTGGAGGTAGGACAGGACCTGGAGAAAGTGGTGCCGGGAGGTGGCATCTGGCGGTACTTtgccaaagcagagcagagctggctgcgtCAGGTTCACCATCAGCCTGCGAGCGGGCAGGGTGGGGGCACGTGGGACCGCCACTCCACGGGGAGCCCCTGCAGGGCCACCCCCTGGCCCCCGAACCTGCCCCCCGGTACCTGACGACAGCATCGAAGAGCACCTTGTCCTGTGGGTACTGGACCAGGATGGGCAGGAGATCGTTCTGCAGGATCTGGGCTGCCCCCAGCTGCTGCCGGACATCCCGCGTCTCGTCCTCATGGCGCAGGTACCGGATCAGGTCCTTGACGCTCTCTTGGAGGGGACGGGGTCATTAAAGCTCCTgctgcccccggcccccgccgccccccgcccaCCCCACCTACCCAGGCAGTCGGGCTCCCGGTGGTAGACGTCCCCTTCCAGGTAGCCCAAGGCGCTGCAGGTGGCCAGCAGCTCGCAGTTCATCATGTACCAGTCCATGCAGCGCGGCGGGGCGCTGGGGACCGGGAGCCTTCTGCGGGACGGCCGTCAGCCCCACCGTTCTGGGGCCTCCCCCCGGGCCCCTCCCGCCGGTACCGGGACACCGGCCAGCTTCAGGAATCCCCCACCCCTTCCCGGTGCCCCAGCCGATCCCGGTGCCGTGGTTCCCGGGATCGGGGCACCACCGGCGGATTCCCCTTCCCGGGGCACCAGCCGGCCGCGTCTCCCCCACCCGATACCGGAGCGCGGGTCGGTCCCGGTCCCCCCGCCACCCCCTACTCCCCAGGCACCAGCCCGTCCGCGTTCCCCCCCGATACCGGAGCACCCGCCAGCCCCGGTCCCTCGCGCTCACCGCCTGCCCCGTCTCCGCCGCCCTCGCGGCCGAGCGCCCCGGGAACCGGCGCGGGGGCGGCGTTACACAACCGCCCCAGTTCCCGCGGCGAgaggccccgccccgcccgcgggCTTCAAGCGGTAACTCCCTCCCGAGAACAGCCAGTGGGCCTCTCGCCTCCCCGCCCCTCCCGTCGCCCCCCACGGGCAAGGGACCGGCGGCGCGGTGTCCCGCATCCCCCTCCTCACGGGTACGGCACCCGCTCCCCCGCACCGTGGTGCTGCGCGGAGTCCGCCCGCGGGTCGCCCTGcagggacggggacggggacggggacggggacgggggggggggcagagcgcGCATGCGCAGCATTGCCCCTTTAAGTGCATCTCTGGCTGGGGCACAGCCCCTCCCCCAGGGCGGCGCTGGGCGGGGCTTCCCCTGAGGGCGCGGGAACGGGCGACTGCGGGGGGCGCCTCCCGTCAGCCCCCGCGCGGTTACCGGGGCGATGCGGGCCCGGCCCGGACCCCGGTTCCCCGCCCCGGTCcgtcccccccaaccccggcaCCGGGCACGGCCGCGAGCGGTTACCAAAATAAAAGAGCAGGTTTAATTCACCGAACACAGAACTCCCGCCgcagcgcggcggggcggggcggcccccgGCCCGGTACGGGCGACCCCGGCCAGGCCAGGCCGGGTCCCGGCAGcggggctccgccgccgccgtcgccgccgTCGTCGTcttcgccgccgccgcccgccgcgccgcacacacacgcaccacACGCACCGCGGCGGCCCCGTCACAGCAAAGCagcgggcgggcgcggggggggcCGGTCCCGGCCTACAGGCCCTGCGTCTTCAGCTCCAGCGGCTCGGCCGGCGGCTCGGGCGGCGGCTCGGCGGCGGGGGGCTCTCCCTTGAGGGGCGGCCAGGCGCTCGGCCAGGCTGCGGGGCCGCGGGCACAGCGCGAACTCGTACAGCACCGCGCCCAGCGCCGCGCCCAGCAGCGGGCCCGCCCAGTACAcctgcgggggggggcggcgtgGGCACCGGCAcccccggggcggccggggcacccacacacacccccccccgggggccgGCGTGGCCGGAGgggtcccccccagcccccccggggCACGGCACCCACCCACCCGTCCCTGCGGGGGTCAGGCTGGGCCGCGGGGGACCCACCTCCcagcgcggggggggggtgtccccacGAGATATtggggggcagcggggctgggggctcctTGCACCCCGTCTGcacagcccccccagcaccctggggtgctgctgTCACCAGGGTGGGTCTGGCAGCCGGACCCCCTCAGCGGGAACAGCGCAGCTGGGGCAGGACCGGGACAAGTGGGGAGGGCCCAGGGAGGGCCCGGAGCGGGATTGGGGGGGGCCCGCTGCCCCACTTACTTACCCAGTGGTTGGTGAAGTTGCGGGTGATGACAGCGGGGGCG
Encoded here:
- the TIMELESS gene encoding protein timeless homolog isoform X2; amino-acid sequence: MDWYMMNCELLATCSALGYLEGDVYHREPDCLESVKDLIRYLRHEDETRDVRQQLGAAQILQNDLLPILVQYPQDKVLFDAVVRLMVNLTQPALLCFGKVPPDATSRHHFLQVLSYLQAYKEAFASEKVFGVLSEKLYDLLQLDWEQRQEEDTLLIERILLLVRNVLHVPPDPTEEQGVDGDASVHDRVLWALHISGMDDLLKFLASAQGEQQWALHVLEIISLMFRDQSPEELAALGQGQAAAEHGEDTQELETLRQRELAERRARALQRPSRHSRFGGSYVLQGLKAIGDRDVVFHKGLHNLKSYSHDLGKETRRVPRRCQAAPEAEPPRRSARNVRLFLRHFCQDFLEGCYNRLMLLVKDQLVREKAQQHDETYYLWATAFFMAFNRRRGFRPELVSETVGVRAFHFIEQNLTTYYEMALMDKKEAVTWARRMHLALKAYQELLRTVQEMDRSPEQAVRDSSQVIKSNIFYLMEYRELFLALFRKFDETKQPRSFLRDLVETAHLFLRMLEHFCRGRASLVVQSKRVRRRKKPRTPAALAPQPPSAVELEELWAGLDPQIQACLQGEVPLPEDVVPFDAASETPVEEQRTEALLRIQGCLRDAQVPQALRLLRSARDVWPEGDVFGPPDAGPPEETRLLREILFAPLPWHAPPEAEELEEEEEEEEEEETMQVSEKEFNFLDYLKRFACPPVVRALVLLLRGYARNSPRTNHCAARLLHRLARDLHMEALLFQLSLFALFHRLLNDPAAGAHQELVALAKFVLGKFFALAATNKKAFVELLFWKSPAAVREMTEGYGSLREEEGAGRSRVPPWTPQEEQELRELYWKYKEVEGEDIIAAILAHLPAPGRTRRQVVKQLVRLGLASSAKDFPRERKGTHLVLWTQEQEEELTRLFEEFQGSEDVLGNIMKHLTARRSRARVVEKLLGLGLVSERKELYKKRWRKGHGPGPGTAGAPVVPAQDSSAEDRDSEEEEEEEDEAEEGPMEGHWAPEEGAGQGLAHRLHQEGLAGPLQWLENCLRRTAGDREEDGVSHPVPLVPLSEENEDAMEDRRFRALLRRLGLRPPANEQESFWRIPAALTPQQLRRAAASIAHYGPDPPGSPKGLLEPPRCPQDPTPEQLPAGLGSDSESEEPVPVPSLVQPGTKRRRELNSEDEDDGSSGRPGAGAMPWALLFLLLLLLLGLGGSVLSTVPPVPGANDRAAARALLAQLAEHIPPQALPEQGFSCQDLRPEVLPGFAQLPPLPRALARAAMALALSGAACKTQAEAEVLGLSRELGPPKAAALLRGLAQLRSAPAPEALSFLLLSMVRPRGSAAAPVRLQGPTASTHPTSPGPPATGPSAKGVRVLLGARACAWLPACHRAVQHQSRRRREDEDACNPPGEQEAHRVLEWVPGVSIFYNLGTSLYYAFQGCEALASTRALEVAEDLGYAGLAALTAGAGGPVALGLQLGLQPGLKAGVRALINYFTSDGDPPPAPTAHSGHVLIV
- the TIMELESS gene encoding protein timeless homolog isoform X1; the encoded protein is MDWYMMNCELLATCSALGYLEGDVYHREPDCLESVKDLIRYLRHEDETRDVRQQLGAAQILQNDLLPILVQYPQDKVLFDAVVRLMVNLTQPALLCFGKVPPDATSRHHFLQVLSYLQAYKEAFASEKVFGVLSEKLYDLLQLDWEQRQEEDTLLIERILLLVRNVLHVPPDPTEEQGVDGDASVHDRVLWALHISGMDDLLKFLASAQGEQQWALHVLEIISLMFRDQSPEELAALGQGQAAAEHGEDTQELETLRQRELAERRARALQRPSRHSRFGGSYVLQGLKAIGDRDVVFHKGLHNLKSYSHDLGKETRRVPRRCQAAPEAEPPRRSARNVRLFLRHFCQDFLEGCYNRLMLLVKDQLVREKAQQHDETYYLWATAFFMAFNRRRGFRPELVSETVGVRAFHFIEQNLTTYYEMALMDKKEAVTWARRMHLALKAYQELLRTVQEMDRSPEQAVRDSSQVIKSNIFYLMEYRELFLALFRKFDETKQPRSFLRDLVETAHLFLRMLEHFCRGRASLVVQSKRVRRRKKPRTPAALAPQPPSAVELEELWAGLDPQIQACLQGEVPLPEDVVPFDAASETPVEEQRTEALLRIQGCLRDAQVPQALRLLRSARDVWPEGDVFGPPDAGPPEETRLLREILFAPLPWHAPPEAEELEEEEEEEEEEETMQVSEKEFNFLDYLKRFACPPVVRALVLLLRGYARNSPRTNHCAARLLHRLARDLHMEALLFQLSLFALFHRLLNDPAAGAHQELVALAKFVLGKFFALAATNKKAFVELLFWKSPAAVREMTEGYGSLREEEGAGRSRVPPWTPQEEQELRELYWKYKEVEGEDIIAAILAHLPAPGRTRRQVVKQLVRLGLASSAKDFPRERKGTHLVLWTQEQEEELTRLFEEFQGSEDVLGNIMKHLTARRSRARVVEKLLGLGLVSERKELYKKRWRKGHGPGPGTAGAPVVPAQDSSAEDRDSEEEEEEEDEAEEGPMEGHWAPEEGAGQGLAHRLHQEGLAGPLQWLENCLRRTAGDREEDGVSHPVPLVPLSEENEDAMEDRRFRALLRRLGLRPPANEQESFWRIPAALTPQQLRRAAASIAHYGPDPPGSPKGLLEPPRCPQDPTPAEQLPAGLGSDSESEEPVPVPSLVQPGTKRRRELNSEDEDDGSSGRPGAGAMPWALLFLLLLLLLGLGGSVLSTVPPVPGANDRAAARALLAQLAEHIPPQALPEQGFSCQDLRPEVLPGFAQLPPLPRALARAAMALALSGAACKTQAEAEVLGLSRELGPPKAAALLRGLAQLRSAPAPEALSFLLLSMVRPRGSAAAPVRLQGPTASTHPTSPGPPATGPSAKGVRVLLGARACAWLPACHRAVQHQSRRRREDEDACNPPGEQEAHRVLEWVPGVSIFYNLGTSLYYAFQGCEALASTRALEVAEDLGYAGLAALTAGAGGPVALGLQLGLQPGLKAGVRALINYFTSDGDPPPAPTAHSGHVLIV